The following DNA comes from Streptomyces pristinaespiralis.
TGATCCTGCCGCGCCGCTCCGACGCGCCTCGGCGACGAGCGCCAGGGCGCACAGGGTGCCGAGCACTCCCGCCCCCGTGACGACGTGGTGCACCGGCCAGAACTCCGCGGCCAGGCCCGCGAGCGCCATGCCGACGCCCTGGACCGTCATCAGCCCGGCCGTCATCAGCGTCATCGCCCGGCCGCGCAGCTCCTCGGGGACCGCCTCGACGAACCACTGGTCGAGGCCGATGACATACGCCGCGCCCACTCCGGTGAGGGCCAGCAGCACAAGGGTCCACGCCAGGCCGGGGCGCACGGCGTACCCCAGCAGCGGCAGCAGGCCCACGGCGGCGGCCGGCAGCACGATCCGGGAGCGGCCGCGGGGGCTCAGCACCGACCCCGCGTACAGCTCGGCGGCGATGTGGCCGACCGGCATCGCGCACATCAGGAGACCCAGGAACACGGGGCCGACGCCGAGTTCACCCGCGTACGGGGCGGCCAGCGCCTCGGGAGCCACCACGAACATCGCGGGCAGCCAGAACAGCAGCAGAAGCACGCGGATCCGGCGGTCGCGCAGGATCAGCCGGGCCCCGGCGAGCGAATCCGCCATGAGCGCACCGCCGCCGCCCGCACGCGCGGGACGGTCCTTGGTGCCGCACCGCAGCAGCAGCGCGGAGCAGAGGAACGTCACCGCCGTGACGGCGATCGCCTGCCGCGGGGAGACCGCGGCGAGCAGCAGACCACCCGCCCCGAAACCGGCGAGCAGCGCGCTCTGGGAGACGATCCGCAGCAGCGAGCGGCCCAGCACGTACGGCTCGCCCTCGCCGAGGATGTCCGTGAGGGCCGCCGTCCGCGTGCCGGTGAAGACGGGTGACACGGCGGCGACGGCGCAGCGCAGCGCGAGCAGGCCGCCGACGGGCGTGCCGGGCAGCACCATGACCGCCACACAGGCGGCGCACACCAGGTCGCAGACGACGAGCACGCGCCGGGCGGGGTACCGGTCGGCGACGCCCGCGAGGAGCGTTCCGCCGAGGAGGTAGGGCAGGAACCCGAGCGCGAAGGTGAGGGCGCTCAGGAGCGGCGAGCCGGTGAGGTCGTACACGAGCACGGTGAGCGAGATCTCGCTGACGACGACGCCGAGGAGGGACAGGACGTGCGCGGCGAACACGGCACGGAACTCCCTTACGGCGAACACGGACCGGTAGCCGGTGCGCGGCGACGGGTGCGGAGCCGTGCCGGTGCTGCCGGGCGCGGAGTGCGGAGATGTCGGCGGCGTCGGAGGGGTCTGTGTCGGCATGCGGATCAGCGTCGCGCCGCCGTGCGGCGGACCCTAGACTTTCGGCTCACACCGAATCTTCCGGGCGGGGTCCGATGCCGTTCCATCTCCATCTCGCGGAAGCGGACCTGCTGCGCTGCCGGTTCGCGATCTCCCCGCTGTGGGAGACCCAGGAGGCGGTCCGCACCCTCGCCCGCCCCGAGCGCCACGGCTACCACCTGCCGTGGCTGCGGCGGACACGGGAGGCGACCGCCGGGATCGACCTGCGGCCCCTGTGGCTGCTGATGCCGTCCGGGGGCGGCCACAACCCGGACTTCTTCTGTCCGCCGCCGCTCGGTCCGGCCGTGCCGTTCGAGGAGGAGCTCGCGGTCGTACGGGCGACCCCGCCGGGAACGGCGCGCGACGACATGGCGGCCGCCCTGGCCGCGACGCCCGGGGCGGCCCGCAGTGCGCTGGGCCGTTCCCTGCTCGCGGATCCCGCCCGTACGGTCCGGCGGCTGGCGGATCTGCTGGAGCAGGTCTGGCACACGCTGATCGAGCCGGAATGGCCCCGGCTGCGCGCACTTTTGGAGGCGGACGTCGCCTACCACTCGCGGCGGCTGGCGGAGGGCGGCTTCGGGCGGCTGGTCGGGGAGTTGAGCCCCCGGCTGGCCTTCGAGGACGCCACGCTGAAGATCGACGGCATGCGGGGCAGCCATGTGCGGTCGCTGGACGGCCAGGGTCTGGTGCTGATGCCGAGCGTGTTCTGCTGGCCGGACGTGATCAGCGGCTTCGAACCGCCGTGGCAGCCGGCGGTCGTGTATCCGGCGCGCGGAGTCGGAGGGCTGTGGTCGCCGCCGCAGGACCGCACGCCGGCGGCCCTGGCCGCGCTGCTCGGCCGGGCGAGGGCGGACGTACTCCGCGCGCTCGGCGAGCCGGCGTCGACCTCTTCGCTGGCACGGCTGCTCGGGCTGGCGCCGTCGACCGTGTCGGCGCATCTCTCGGTGCTGCGGGCGGCGGGGCTGCTGACCTCGCGCCGTTACGGCCACCAGGTGCTGTACGAGCGGACACCGCTGGGCATCACCCTCGCGGGACCGCAGCCGGACACCTTGTCCTGAGTCCGTGCGGGTCGGGCCGCTCGGAGCACATGACGCCCCGACGCAGCGGGTGTCAGCGCCGCAGGGACCGCTTCACGTGGGCCCGGACCGCGCGCTGCGCGACCGGTCCGAGCGACTCGAACGCCCCCAGAAGCGCGGTGAGCTGCTCCAGCGCGTCCAGCGCCCGCCCGGCGCCGTCCGGGTCCACGCCCTCGTACAGCTCGAGGCCGACGAAGGCGGCGGCGACCGCCCGGGCCAGGCCCTCGTGGTCGGTGAAGTCGGCGATCGGCGTCCCGCCGAGGACCCGGGCGAGCACCTGCTCGATCTCGGTGATCCACAGATCCAGCCCGGCGGCCGTGGCGGGCCCGAGACGCGGCTGCGACTGGGCGCCGGCGAGCAGCTGCCCGAGCACCGCGACGTGCCCCTCCTCCTTCTCCTGTACGTGCATCCGGCGTCCGAGGTCCAGCAGTTCCGCCAGGGTGGAGATCTGCCGCAGCTCGTCCCGGTAGCGGGCCACCCGCTGTTCGGCCCCGTAGCGGCAGGCTGCCGCCAGGAGACCGTCGACGGATCCGAAGTGGTAGAAGACGAGCGCCTGGTTCACCCCGGCCGCCGCCGCGACCGACCGGGCGGAGGTC
Coding sequences within:
- a CDS encoding MFS transporter codes for the protein MPTQTPPTPPTSPHSAPGSTGTAPHPSPRTGYRSVFAVREFRAVFAAHVLSLLGVVVSEISLTVLVYDLTGSPLLSALTFALGFLPYLLGGTLLAGVADRYPARRVLVVCDLVCAACVAVMVLPGTPVGGLLALRCAVAAVSPVFTGTRTAALTDILGEGEPYVLGRSLLRIVSQSALLAGFGAGGLLLAAVSPRQAIAVTAVTFLCSALLLRCGTKDRPARAGGGGALMADSLAGARLILRDRRIRVLLLLFWLPAMFVVAPEALAAPYAGELGVGPVFLGLLMCAMPVGHIAAELYAGSVLSPRGRSRIVLPAAAVGLLPLLGYAVRPGLAWTLVLLALTGVGAAYVIGLDQWFVEAVPEELRGRAMTLMTAGLMTVQGVGMALAGLAAEFWPVHHVVTGAGVLGTLCALALVAEARRSGAAGSSDQRVERPKGETGLTSM
- a CDS encoding ArsR/SmtB family transcription factor translates to MPFHLHLAEADLLRCRFAISPLWETQEAVRTLARPERHGYHLPWLRRTREATAGIDLRPLWLLMPSGGGHNPDFFCPPPLGPAVPFEEELAVVRATPPGTARDDMAAALAATPGAARSALGRSLLADPARTVRRLADLLEQVWHTLIEPEWPRLRALLEADVAYHSRRLAEGGFGRLVGELSPRLAFEDATLKIDGMRGSHVRSLDGQGLVLMPSVFCWPDVISGFEPPWQPAVVYPARGVGGLWSPPQDRTPAALAALLGRARADVLRALGEPASTSSLARLLGLAPSTVSAHLSVLRAAGLLTSRRYGHQVLYERTPLGITLAGPQPDTLS
- a CDS encoding TetR/AcrR family transcriptional regulator, which gives rise to MSEDTKEKLLRGALATLVEQGIARTSARSVAAAAGVNQALVFYHFGSVDGLLAAACRYGAEQRVARYRDELRQISTLAELLDLGRRMHVQEKEEGHVAVLGQLLAGAQSQPRLGPATAAGLDLWITEIEQVLARVLGGTPIADFTDHEGLARAVAAAFVGLELYEGVDPDGAGRALDALEQLTALLGAFESLGPVAQRAVRAHVKRSLRR